From Leishmania infantum JPCM5 genome chromosome 21:
CGTGTTCACTGTGGCAGGTCTCTCCGATGCAACGCCATACATGACctccagcatcagcagcgatgaacCGCTCTGGCTTCcccacgtcgtaggcgcttgaccctgtcaccaccagaagtggctcggcattggcagaATCTGGGGGCTGCTGGGCTGCGTCCCACACGCAGAGTGGGGgtactggaccctgagatacCACGCTGAGGTGTCTCGCGTCATCAGGAtaaaagagaggggaaacACGACGAGGGAAGCGGCGAGATCACGTGAAATTGAACCAGCCAAAAAGAAAGTCGtcaaacgaaaaagaaggcgaaACAGAATACGTCGCTGACTTCCACGTACACATATTCACGCACATTTAAACGCACAAGATGTGCAAAAGCCCCGTTATCACTTACCCCGAACTCTGCCACCTCTCGCATGGGCATGAGGCGGCTTATTCTATCTTTGTTTCCCcgcctttttttcgttcccACGCCTCTTGCTCACCCCTCAGTGGCAAGAAGTCatgcggagagggagggagcacCTCAGAGAATGCTCAAGCCGCGCGGCTGTCATGGCCAACGCCCCTTGATTGACCGTTACGTGCCTCCTCCAGTtgcttcgctttttttttggggaggggggcagtgAGCTCCATTGTGATGATCAAGATCCCAGCAGCGCTTGAAGGCGCTCGAACGTGCATGTGAAGACGACGCTTTCGCTTCCGTCGCTCACATCAGGCCTTCAGCACGGGCAACAGCACTACGGTGCGCGCCATCATGTGGGATGATTATAAGGCTGCTGCTAATCTGTACCACCTACTTAACGCCGTCCGTGGTTGGGGGAGCGGTCGAACTTGCCGTGCgggctgcctctgctgctcccTTGACGAGCGTCGATCTCGCAGTCTCGGGGCGCGTGGAAGTTGTTGCCCTCAATCTTCCGTGCAACAGCCTCCATCTTGCCCTCCATCTTCTTCGCGTACGGTGCGTTCTTGATCAACGGCATAAAAGGGCGAATGGCGTTCACGAGTTGCTCTGCCTGCACCGGCGCGTTTATCGTGAGCGCTGTCTGCAGGACATAATTGCCGTAGTCGTCTTGAATGAGGTGGGAGATGATCTCCGGGTTGCACATCTCCTCCATGTACATTACTTGCACTGGCCTCGAGGCACCGCGCAGCACTTTCTCCATCACGTTGGAGCTGAACTTGTTCATGGATAGCTGCACCAGGTGGGGAAGAAACGCAAGGGCAATGGTGTCGTTTATCTTGCTGTCgtgcgcctccagcacgtACTGGAGGACGTAGTTGCCAAATGGATCCTGGACAATTTGCAAACAGCAAGCCAGCACCTGATCCACAAGGGCAGCCTTTTGCCGCGGTGAAGCGTGTTcgaggcaccgctgcagcacacagCAACCCTGCTTGTTCTTAGCAATCGACACGCAGTCCGTCGCCACTGCCCTGTAGATATACTCCTTGTCGTCAAAGTCGAAGCGCTGAAGCACTTTCTGAATCACATGGTTCCCGTGTGCATCCTTGACTAGCCGAACAACATCCTTGGCGAGCGCCTCGCAAATGATCTTCATCTCCTCGCGCGTCGAGATAGTCTCGATCATCTTCTGAACGCTAAATGTGCCATGCGGCGTGAGGGAAATCATGCAAATATGTGGCGCTGCCACGACGGCGACCTTGTATCGCGCATCATCGGGCATGATGTCGAACAGCTTTTGAATGAGAAAGTTTGCGTACTGGTCTGTCATCAGCTCCCCAACGTGCGGAATGATTTCGTCCATCATCACCTGCAACGCCTCGGTGTCGCAGTTCGTGTccagccaccgctgcagaTAGCGGCAACCGTGCTGATCCTTCGCGGTTTCGTAAACCCTGCCCCGCAGgctgtcggcggtgagggcACCACCCTGGAAGTACTTGCTACCATGCCCTGACCAGTCGCCGTAGCCTCCGCCCACCATCACGTCCTGCGAAGCGAGCACCTCCTGCATGATCAGCTCAGGCACCGGCATACTATTCAACTCTGTGGCCATCATGTGGTCCATCTGTCCCGTACTCATGCCCCGCTTTCTCGCGCCAGGAGAGAGGACGCAAGTCTCACTACCGCTCACGATCTTTGGTTTACGGTCGCAGTGGCCACTGTAGCTGCCGTTGAAGCGATtgttgcagcggcgctgctgtggacTCTGAGCCGACGTGTACGGAATGCCCAGGCTGTGGAAGGAAGAGTTAGTCGGCGTGTGGCTCTGTGGCTGCCATGGGACAGTATTCGTAAGTTGATGGTTGATAGGCGAGCTCAGCTCCGCGGCAGTCAGCGGAGACGGCATCGCAAACACCTGCGAGCTCTTGGTGTACTTTACAGTAGGCTTTGGCTGCTGCACACTTTCCTCCGTGTACACCACGTACTGCAAGATCTCCTCGAGATTGGTGTACCCCTCCGTCCTGTACTCATCCTCGTGCACCGTCCAGGCCATTTCGGATCACGAGCACGCTGCCGTTTCCGCGAGAAGCGCGCTTACCCTAAAATAAAATAACACAAAATAGATGTGAACAACACGAACGCAGATAAAAAAACAGAGCAGAGAGGCGCAAGCCTGTCCTCAGTCGACTATAGTAAAGGTGCGGCTTGC
This genomic window contains:
- the PUF3 gene encoding putative pumillio protein 3, which produces MAWTVHEDEYRTEGYTNLEEILQYVVYTEESVQQPKPTVKYTKSSQVFAMPSPLTAAELSSPINHQLTNTVPWQPQSHTPTNSSFHSLGIPYTSAQSPQQRRCNNRFNGSYSGHCDRKPKIVSGSETCVLSPGARKRGMSTGQMDHMMATELNSMPVPELIMQEVLASQDVMVGGGYGDWSGHGSKYFQGGALTADSLRGRVYETAKDQHGCRYLQRWLDTNCDTEALQVMMDEIIPHVGELMTDQYANFLIQKLFDIMPDDARYKVAVVAAPHICMISLTPHGTFSVQKMIETISTREEMKIICEALAKDVVRLVKDAHGNHVIQKVLQRFDFDDKEYIYRAVATDCVSIAKNKQGCCVLQRCLEHASPRQKAALVDQVLACCLQIVQDPFGNYVLQYVLEAHDSKINDTIALAFLPHLVQLSMNKFSSNVMEKVLRGASRPVQVMYMEEMCNPEIISHLIQDDYGNYVLQTALTINAPVQAEQLVNAIRPFMPLIKNAPYAKKMEGKMEAVARKIEGNNFHAPRDCEIDARQGSSRGSPHGKFDRSPNHGRR